The genomic segment AATCTCGACATTGTACATGTTTTCATTGGCGTCGTCCACACCAGCCCGAACTGAATTCTACAGACTGAATTGATATTTCAGATCATGAGGGTATCAACTTGGTTCGACATACAGCCTGATCTCAGTGGTTTCGTTAGAAAAGTGGCCTTCTTAGAGGTCAAAGTGTTGGACTTCAGCGATGAAGGTGTTTACGAATGCAAAGTAAAGAAGGGGATATATGCGAAGTATGCACGTACTTACGTCTTGGTGTATGGTATGTACGATCATTAGGTGTAAAACATGatcgcaataataataatagcataaATCTAGATTACAATATCACGGGATTCAAACTGCAGACGCAGAGTATCCCAAACCACCTGTCCACCGCTATTGCAATGTTTGGGActgattt from the Augochlora pura isolate Apur16 unplaced genomic scaffold, APUR_v2.2.1 APUR_unplaced_7593, whole genome shotgun sequence genome contains:
- the LOC144478076 gene encoding uncharacterized protein LOC144478076, whose amino-acid sequence is ENTLPKPETTDNINLLHMQMGETLYMECFILIPRTVDYNIYWVPVHEIMRVSTWFDIQPDLSGFVRKVAFLEVKVLDFSDEGVYECKVKKGIYAKYARTYVLVY